In Oscillatoria sp. FACHB-1406, the DNA window TCCTCTCACGCTTGCTGAAAGGAGCAAAACGGCGCGGCGCAATTGCGCCCCAACAACCCACCCCAGAAATGCAGGCAGCCGTCAGCATCGTCGTTCCCACCCTTAACGAAGCCGATCGCATCGCCCCCTGTTTGTCCGGTTTGAGCAAACAAGGAGAGGAAGTTCGCGAAATCTCCATTGTCGATAGTAACTCCCGAGACGGAACCCGAGAAATCGTCAAAACGGCAGCAGAACGCGATCGCCGCTTTCGACTCCTCACCGACGATCCCCTACCTCCCCACTGGATCGGCCGTCCTTGGGCGCTACACTACGGATTTTTGCAGAGTTCCCCCGAAAGTCGCTGGATTTTAGGGATTGATGCTGATACGCAACCCCAAGCGGGATTAGTCGCCAGCTTACTCGCTATTGCTGAAGCAGAAGGCTACGATCTGATCTCCCTCTCGCCTCAATTCATCCTCGAATATCCCGGCGAATGGTGGTTGCAACCCGCCCTACTGATGACGTTGCTGTACCGATTTGACGCTTCCGGAGTCGATGCCAAAATTAGCGATCGCGTCATGGCAAACGGGCAGTGTTTTTTCTGCCGTCGCAGCGTCTTGGAAAGCGTCGGCGGTTACGAAAGCGCTAGATCTTCCTTTTGCGACGACGTAACCCTCGCTCGCCACATCGCCGCCCGAGGCTACAAAGTCGGATTTTTCGACGGGCGGCGCGTGCTAAAAGTGAGGATGTACGAAGGATTAGCCGAAACCTGGCGCGAGTGGGGGCGATCGCTCGATCTTAAAGATGCCTCCTCAAAAGGGCAAATTTGGAACGATTTATGGGTGTTACTCTGCACTCAAGCACTCCCCATACCCATCTCGATCCTCGGTTGCGGATTAATTGCAATGGGTTACGGCACGCTACCGCTAAAAATCCTCACCGGACTCAATTTAGGGCTGGTTTTCATCCGATTTGCATTGCTCGTTGCGATCGCACCCTCTTATTACCGTCCCCCAAAAAAATCCCCCGCTTCCTTACTCTTTTGGCTTTCTCCCTTCGCCGATCCCCTTGCTGTCCTGCGTATCTTCTTATCTGCGGCAAACAAACCCA includes these proteins:
- the cruG gene encoding 2'-O-glycosyltransferase CruG, which produces MSLTYLLLSLPAVLIFLSRLLKGAKRRGAIAPQQPTPEMQAAVSIVVPTLNEADRIAPCLSGLSKQGEEVREISIVDSNSRDGTREIVKTAAERDRRFRLLTDDPLPPHWIGRPWALHYGFLQSSPESRWILGIDADTQPQAGLVASLLAIAEAEGYDLISLSPQFILEYPGEWWLQPALLMTLLYRFDASGVDAKISDRVMANGQCFFCRRSVLESVGGYESARSSFCDDVTLARHIAARGYKVGFFDGRRVLKVRMYEGLAETWREWGRSLDLKDASSKGQIWNDLWVLLCTQALPIPISILGCGLIAMGYGTLPLKILTGLNLGLVFIRFALLVAIAPSYYRPPKKSPASLLFWLSPFADPLAVLRIFLSAANKPKQWRGRSYK